A window of the Odocoileus virginianus isolate 20LAN1187 ecotype Illinois chromosome 20, Ovbor_1.2, whole genome shotgun sequence genome harbors these coding sequences:
- the LOC110129953 gene encoding WD repeat-containing protein 87-like: MSFKCWDITRTSTSPRLIPKWKDLKPLLKDILKDKQVDEKTEGDVNMLSDWAEILCQESHHPESKTFICFYSIDDNYFVSLNWAELYSKQMQAVLWIQKKAAEMEGVIKKIKFHVMAQVPPIQAMVHTGPYHMLIAYCDDMRLWLFGDHHQGFISLGMVPCRFSISCLSYDSETEMLLSGTLGAVVTWFILPNGRGLQMAQTVPMPGGELVQGFSLNAPRGSLLAHCENKVRVFTHQGQGQLEEVKKFTPINSGSTITCSFTCLSQGYFYVGNKDGEIHAWGLDRGNFLHSFQAHSSSVMCIQSRSETYTLLTAGSEGVVKEWNLAFGNLLRQLDIDKNMQRLQFIDNSTFFCQTNHTVSLYHLPYFYSLFNICGSAPQEVRRVCCGHNWTRILCATKDGLLRFLSPVTGDLLVITWPLLIMDKAVAWAYDSHREELFVATDSSGVLVFDATRSPCTAKYLMCPSVSLGDRVKCLAYGQYHLGKGLVGLMFSGHDSGTVRILSHYSCARAEKILHSGAVLALSTLEGPQEYSLLCSYGMDNTVYLTEAVLQGDRVVLKPVSKILCICPLKHVILLPGSVGAITENHHWHLWSYQDFLTSPGSKQRSEFKETKCLHQCAITSFDVCLSLKLFVTGDTNGSVRIWDFHGKLITELDSALHFGPLCFANNRGDLLLTFNQSLYLVSCLKLLPPAQLIHLTLLNNADDIQETPKPFLPSFFFSFEKVFVPKFVYFGQGSQELQGLEALFNKRMIAFDHTVPHVVEEERPKSSVMQEGPTLHFLEDKYTDFPTLTPKRDRPPFVVPSQLRLASWDGLRPYKILCHFFGQGRPWPFPPDGYIPNSVIRARLWPEGTPIFLHCDLHLSYQDKDWDMTGLSRSQALSHVTSIKQKISKRKPDQKPMLGKQTFFDILVNLTSQNWMGRKLDEGLINIIIETILNLTVYCSIEQYKTYVSILAQIFASHQVSPRWHSETACRLMEDTTHSNPEVRETAWEGLEKLGFMSRLFAIPLAVGLMDSDKNVRAKALYLMVRVTGIQTKSLLIALLKRRDTLKEMQHDFIGEISLDQLLGIQASGIQYLLTQVEQRLNENLTLSHREEKPPLVLVISRDHEPEVPDEQTLKIWSEPAKIAKPKQRMTHVVTAKSKNLIKKDMKVSRKQGETELSPVLVTLEHEDEQREAKESDQIDIQDVASEPDLSLSTFSPVTSKEDAESKEVVLEATEVTEPTKALEIKKAVKAREAVEAMGVMKAIDQQDMRDYGKVIPKVQRQENLKRLWERAMKKSHDKVRVKLKEKRKLKVIPETTAEEPKKEVIQVAEQEEDATKVFRKGGRGLSGMPGRTTKSEAISWRDDICNLVTSRIASSDPRMLRDLSQELVNWAQAILAPQEPSWDLFQEICPLLKDSSELDDMEMEETPVVTEVVTEVVKEEKTVGPREQEEQRAKKMIKKGKVSSKVKKKKLVYLDDDEVSDKMRFQKVKTLAMQKGKITGEARKLSKQDLKLMQGKEKLTKDKKPILQKEKRAEDEEISPISQKKLTKAEQKLVQREKKGTGKEEELLGKGKRMNWKGGKVTPGQRTWYWEKVTLDHKEGRQAQEEGLPVWEERKLLHEEEELMEEEEELMEEEEELSEEDGELSEEDEELRKELEVLGEEMEKLIEALEELNEELGELGEEEEELAQEKEEIIQHLEKQIEKMMKNYRKIKKHMGEMEKHDEEEAWETEKLAQEEEHLSKVEERLSGKKGKRTLKRHSSVNREMKLIREKKKSFMIEKKEAHKEKQIQEKEKPVEKLKKVDEKERQAKEKEEDAKDKQLVRKRQKLGQKEEELFGEKEKLSQQEVKQIQKRASKAWEKEGGAQKVGKMTKKKRRQISGEKVDLGEKGEAGEMEKLSLKGEKQAQEGKRWDQKKEKLTPKVEKAAEEKTQLVREKMKLVSKEKSRQKIEKVSPKEEKWVMEKEKKAMKEEKWVMEKEKKISKEKKQWAWRKEKLSREEKKQASEMEKKSQQRQARALEKRLTQKNSILGKEERHIAEKEGAIAREGTGVTKRKKKATQEEKEFLEGKLACDIRAKEMGVAKEEKKRIQEESIQEMRKPDMGVGISSEGRETSSRKKDMRKKESHLMQILAKIIREMIRVPLKETGIPEEDQLVSMEMSETDGQRWEFSKQLEEITREEKQLVQKERKLEDDRLATEQRILTDEESLEEDQRLLEKVQENILLDKTQVDSMLKEAQQQNLLGKKQLKKLLKIIKEKKPEKTQVKWLLENIRDILFEGLSDSLIEKEVEAPTKKRIDEERVIEGEEEEEILPKKEKGKDLMKKKEKKVSLSKEKLEESLAGKHKKKSSTQIRKKEKKLTQEKEKLKKEKEGPHEEEMEPLSKEEGGEPPMEKEEEDLSEEEESRSKEESLSEEEESLSEENLSAEEESLSEEEEGLSEKSLSEKEEEGLGEEKHLNEKEKSLREKKRSLSQEKKLSEEEGERLSEKEESLSEEEEGLSEKSLSEKEEEGLGEEKHLNEKEKSLREKKRSLSQEKKLSEEEGERLSEKEESLSEEEEGLSEKRLSEEKHLSEKSLSEKEKSLSKKEKALSEKEKSLSEKEEEEEKMEKTEKKEEEKKARQKDEKSMSKEKEQLRRFTEAMLSVKQRVWKTELPKEGVNLLKPETVSEVLAGKGEDIAKEEVAPKKHTLFYGQVSPTVSDKIMWPTIMKSPLKTPFPVALGKEKGMLLKVLGHHFDLEGQESQLLKAHPMTTSWGRREDVLLEKGKGMFLQVMGMETQTPKGLHKPKSRLPEIIRESQKPKHRTRDGTWKLFLKSQDSQKGKTEGQAPAPTPTPIPGPAPALYPSLTSMPAKRLDSPDGDWISNALIRLEAGEQLSRDSFHRLSQLLKHLTSKGYLKQTHLYSLKAVAKRLQQNLQVGHRDISRCYKDALSPVYIKAIPPIRRKEMESWGESFPIHEPVLLSATNRTQTTQDLSWHPLAESYRKEQVLQLSTAVKKLKHLYQTRKDVPTAVYPSVDKEALDIRALGRSELPTFHKAKAQPIPTPALPSMTYRVQDPKALTWLLLGKPYRSARAQQLSHALQEMGMQHFHPATRDIFTGAHASVEKQTLALMFQNDLRALKGEGRALKLPQLEKKAQSVSKDKEELPQWETFVALYHVLRMLQKQYARDSAAWMEQFKRLMDLYQLKSPRIQRLLLELLQRKRLQPQQTIYEEAARIKELVPGERLLCDLMCGSSYAPAGPLEFQNVVPLPGQNRVHTIQPTGIAQYGFLELAWKRLPKANPYRRERLPNIPTPTL; the protein is encoded by the exons CCTGTGGCTCTTTGGGGATCACCATCAAGGGTTCATATCTCTGGGTATGGTCCCCTGTCGTTTCTCCATCAGCTGCCTCAGCTATGACTCAGAAACTGAGATGCTTCTCTCTGGTACCCTGGGGGCTGTGGTCACCTGGTTTATCTTGCCGAACGGCAGGGGCCTGCAAATGGCCCAAACTGTGCCTATGCCTGGTGGTGAGCTTGTTCAGGGCTTTTCCCTGAATGCCCCCCGGGGCTCCCTGCTGGCTCACTGTGAAAATAAGGTGAGAGTCTTCACCCACCAAGGTCAGGGCCAACTGGAAGAGGTGAAGAAGTTCACTCCCATCAACAGTGGCTCCACCATCACCTGCTCCTTCACTTGTTTATCTCAGGGCTACTTCTATGTTGGAAACAAGGACGGAGAAATCCATGCTTGGGGTCTAGACCGAGGTAACTTCCTCCACAGCTTCCAGGCTCATTCCTCATCAGTGATGTGTATCCAAAGCCGGTCCGAGACCTACACCTTACTAACAGCGGGCAGTGAAGGTGTAGTGAAGGAATGGAACCTCGCCTTTGGGAACTTGCTGCGGCAGCTGGATATTGATAAGAACATGCAGAGACTGCAGTTCATTGATAACAGCACCTTTTTCTGCCAGACTAACCACACTGTCTCATTGTATCACCTGCCCTACTTTTATAGCCTCTTCAATATCTGTGGTTCTGCTCCCCAGGAGGTGCGGCGGGTCTGCTGTGGCCATAATTGGACTCGGATCCTATGTGCCACTAAGGACGGTCTGTTGCGCTTCTTGTCTCCAGTAACGGGAGATCTCCTGGTTATCACCTGGCCTCTACTTATCATGGATAAAGCTGTGGCTTGGGCCTATGACTCACACAGAGAGGAGCTCTTTGTGGCAACAGATAGTTCAGGGGTGCTGGTGTTTGATGCAACACGCTCTCCTTGCACAGCCAAGTATCTTATGTGTCCTTCAGTAAGCCTTGGGGATAGAGTCAAATGCCTGGCCTATGGGCAGTACCATTTGGGTAAGGGCCTTGTAGGACTGATGTTCAGTGGGCATGACAGTGGCACTGTGAGAATCCTCTCCCACTACAGTTGTGCCCGAGCAGAAAAGATTCTTCACTCTGGGGCAGTCCTGGCATTGTCTACCCTGGAGGGTCCCCAAGAGTACTCCTTGCTCTGTTCCTATGGCATGGATAATACTGTATATCTGACAGAAGCTGTTCTGCAGGGGGACAGGGTAGTCCTGAAGCCTGTCAGCAAAATTCTCTGTATTTGCCCCCTAAAACACGTGATACTCTTGCCAGGTTCTGTGGGTGCCATCACTGAGAACCACCACTGGCATCTCTGGAGTTATCAGGACTTTCTGACATCTCCAGGATCAAAGCAGAGATCTGAGTTTAAAGAGACAAAATGCCTGCACCAGTGTGCCATCACTTCATTTGATGTTTGCCTTTCCCTGAAACTTTTTGTCACAGGGGACACTAACGGCTCAGTCCGGATCTGGGACTTCCATGGGAAACTCATAACCGAGTTGGACTCTGCATTACATTTTGGCCCACTGTGCTTTGCCAATAACCGGGGTGACCTGCTTTTGACTTTTAACCAGAGTCTTTACCTGGTATCCTGCTTAAAactgctccctccagcccagctgATTCACCTAACTCTCCTGAACAATGCAGATGACATACAAGAAACCCCTAAACCCTTCCTGCCTAGCTTCTTCTTTTCATTCGAAAAAGTATTTGTGCCCAAATTTGTCTACTTTGGTCAAGGGTCGCAGGAATTACAGGGGCTAGAGGCCCTTTTTAACAAACGGATGATTGCCTTTGACCATACTGTGCCCCATGTTGTGGAGGAAGAGAGGCCTAAGTCCTCTGTGATGCAGGAGGGACCCACATTGCATTTTTTGGAAGATAAGTATACTGATTTTCCTACTCTGACTCCCAAGCGTGATCGTCCCCCATTCGTGGTTCCTTCTCAGTTGCGACTGGCCAGCTGGGATGGGTTGAGACCCTACAAGATATTATGTCATTTCTTTGGTCAAGGGCGACCTTGGCCCTTTCCTCCGGATGGCTACATCCCCAACTCAGTGATCCGTGCCCGTCTTTGGCCTGAGGGTACCCCCATCTTCTTGCACTGTGATCTCCACCTATCCTACCAAGATAAGGACTGGGACATGACTGGACTCAGCAGAAGTCAGGCACTGTCACATGTGacttcaataaaacagaaaatctcaAAGAGGAAGCCAGACCAAAAACCCATGCTGGGGAAACAAACTTTCTTTGATATTCTTGTAAACTTGACCAGTCAAAATTGGATGGGAAGAAAACTGGATGAAGGACTTATCAATATTATAATTGAGACTATCCTCAACCTCACAGTTTACTGTTCTATAGAGCAATACAAGACATATGTCAGTATCCTGGCACAGATTTTTGCCTCCCATCAAGTATCTCCAAGGTGGCACTCTGAGACTGCTTGTCGCCTCATGGAAGACACAACTCATTCCAATCCAGAGGTCCGGGAGACagcctgggagggattggagaaGCTAGGCTTCATGAGCCGTCTCTTTGCGATTCCCCTGGCTGTGGGATTGATGGACAGTGACAAAAATGTGCGGGCTAAGGCCTTATACCTTATGGTAAGAGTCACGGGCATCCAAACTAAGAGCCTGCTGATAGCTCTGCTGAAGAGACGAGACACTCTCAAGGAAATGCA GCATGACTTTATTGGAGAAATCTCTCTGGACCAGCTGCTGGGAATTCAAGCTAGTGGTATCCAGTACCTGCTTACTCAGGTGGAACAGCGGTTAAATGAGAACCTGACCCTGTCACATAGAGAGGAGAAACCTCCTTTGGTTTTAGTTATATCAAGGGATCATGAACCTGAGGTCCCTGATGAACAAACACTCAAAATTTGGTCAGAACCTGCAAAGATCGCCAAACCAAAGCAAAGAATGACACATGTTGTTACAGCAAAGAGCAAAAATCTCA TTAAAAAGGACATGAAAGTTTCCAGGAAGCAGGGAGAGACAGAATTGAGCCCTGTGTTGGTGACTTTAGAGCATGAAGATGAACAGAGAGAAGCCAAGGAATCAGATCAAATTGACATTCAGGATGTTGCCTCAGAGCCAGACCTGTCACTAAGTACTTTCAGCCCAGTCACATCCAAAGAGGATGCTGAATCAAAGGAGGTTGTGTTGGAGGCCACAGAAGTCACAGAACCCACAAAAGCCTTGGAGATCAAAAAAGCAGTGAAGGCCAGAGAGGCAGTGGAGGCCATGGGAGTTATGAAGGCCATAGATCAACAGGACATGAGAGATTATGGAAAAGTGATCCCTAAGGTGCAGAGACAAGAAAACCTGAAAAGGCTTTGGGAAAGAGCAATGAAAAAAAGCCATGACAAAGTAAGGGTGAagttgaaagagaagagaaaattgaagGTAATTCCAGAAACAACTGCAGAAGAGCCCAAGAAAGAGGTTATACAGGTTGCTGAGCAAGAAGAAGATGCAACAAAAGTATTTAGAAAGGGTGGTCGTGGTTTGTCTGGGATGCCTGGCCGCACAACCAAATCAGAAGCCATATCTTGGCGGGATGACATTTGCAATCTTGTGACCTCAAGGATAGCAAGTTCTGATCCACGAATGTTAAGGGATCTGAGTCAAGAGTTGGTGAACTGGGCTCAGGCAATACTTGCTCCCCAAGAGCCCAGCTGGGATCTCTTCCAGGAGATTTGTCCTCTTTTAAAGGACTCATCAGAACTGGATGACATGGAGATGGAAGAAACACCTGTTGTAACAGAAGTGGTTACAGAGGTTGTCAAGGAAGAAAAGACAGTAGGACCCAGAGAACAAGAAGAACAAAGagctaaaaaaatgataaagaaaggCAAGGTGTCTTCtaaagtcaagaaaaagaaacttgtTTACTTAGATGATGACGAAGTATCAGACAAAATGAGATTCCAAAAAGTAAAGACACTAGctatgcaaaaagggaaaataactGGGGAAGCAAGAAAACTGAGTAAGCAGGATTTGAAATTAAtgcaaggaaaagagaaactgaCCAAGGACAAGAAACCAatccttcaaaaagaaaaaagagctgaGGACGAAGAAATATCACCCATCTCACAGAAGAAGTTAACCAAGGCAGAGCAGAAGTTAgtccaaagagaaaagaagggaactGGGAAAGAAGAGGAACTACTAGGTAAAGGAAAGAGGATGAACTGGAAAGGGGGAAAGGTCACCCCGGGACAAAGAACATGGTACTGGGAGAAGGTTACACTGGATCACAAAGAAGGCAGGCAGGCCCAGGAAGAAGGGTTGCCTGTCTGGGAAGAGAGGAAGTTGCTCCATGAAGAGGAGGAGctgatggaggaagaggaggagctgatggaggaagaggaggagctgaGTGAGGAAGACGGGGAGCTGAGTGAAGAAGATGAAGAGCTGAGAAAGGAATTGGAGGTGCTGGGTGAGGAAATGGAGAAGCTGATTGAGGCACTGGAGGAGCTCAATGAGGAACTGGGGGAGCtgggtgaggaagaggaggagctggCCCAGGAGAAGGAGGAAATAATCCAGCACCTAgagaaacaaattgaaaaaatgatgaaaaactatcgcaaaataaagaaacatatgGGGGAAATGGAGAAACATGATGAGGAAGAGGCCTGGGAAACAGAAAAATTGGCCCAGGAAGAGGAACATTTGTCTAAAGTAGAGGAAAGACTGTCTGGGAAAAAGGGAAAACGGACATTAAAAAGACACAGCTCGGTAAATCGAGAGATGAAATTGATCCGAGAAAAGAAGAAATCGTTCATGATAGAGAAGAAAGAGGCCCATAAAGAGAAACAaatccaagaaaaggaaaagccagttgagaaactgaagaaagtagacgAGAAGGAGAGGCAGGctaaggaaaaggaggaagatgCCAAGGACAAACAATTAGTCAGGAAAAGACAGAAACTAGGCCAAAAAGAGGAGGAACTGTttggagaaaaggagaaactgTCACAACAAGAAGTTAAACAGATCCAGAAAAGGGCAAGCAAAGCTtgggaaaaggagggaggggcccagaaagtggggaaaatgacCAAGAAAAAGAGACGACAGATCTCAGGGGAAAAAGTGGACctaggagagaagggagaggctggggaaatggagaaactgtcactgaaaggagaaaaacaggcccaggaaggaaagagatgggatcagaaaaaggaaaaattgactCCAAAAGTAGAGAAAGCAGCAGAGGAAAAAACCCAACTGGTCagagaaaaaatgaaactggTCTCAAAAGAGAAAAGTAGACAGAAAATTGAGAAAGTGTccccaaaagaagagaaatgggtcatggaaaaagagaagaaagctatgaaagaagagaaatgggtcatggaaaaagagaagaaaatcagcaaggaaaaaaaacaatgggcctggagaaaagagaaattgtCCCGAGAAGAGAAGAAACAAGCCAGTGAAATGGAGAAAAAGTCCCAGCAAAGACAGGCAAGGGCTTTGGAGAAAAGACTGACTCAAAAAAACAGTATTCTGGGCAAGGAAGAGAGGCATATTGCCGAGAAAGAAGGGGCAATAGCCAGGGAAGGAACTGGTGTaactaagagaaagaaaaaagcaactcaAGAAGAGAAAGAGTTTCTTGAGGGGAAACTGGCCTGTGACATTAGGGCCAAGGAGATGGGTGTtgctaaggaagaaaagaaaagaatccaaGAGGAGAGTATACAGGAAATGAGGAAACCGGATATGGGGGTGGGGATTAGTTCTGAAGGAAGAGAGActagttccagaaaaaaagatatgaggaagaaagagagtCACCTGATGCAGATCCTGGCtaaaataattagagaaatgattAGAGTGCCATTAAAAGAAACAGGAATACCTGAGGAAGATCAATTGGTTTCTATGGAAATGAGTGAAACTGATGGCCAGAGGTGGGAATTTTCTAAACAACTGGAGGAAATAACCAGAGAAGAGAAGCAGCTggttcagaaagagagaaaactagAAGACGACAGACTAGCTACTGAACAGAGAATACTGACCGATGAAGAGAGCTTGGAGGAAGACCAAAGGTTATTAGAGAAGGTCCAGGAAAATATACTATTAGATAAAACCCAGGTAGATAGTATGCTAAAGGAGGCCCAGCAGCAAAATCTGTTAGGAAAAAAGCAGCTGAAGAAGCTTCTAAAGATAATTAAGGAGAAGAAACCAGAAAAGACCCAGGTAAAGTGGTTATTAGAGAATATCAGAGACATACTATTCGAAGGCTTATCAGACAGTTTGATTGAGAAGGAAGTGGAAGCTCCAACTAAGAAGAGGATAGACGAGGAGAGGGTCattgaaggagaggaggaggaggagattctgcccaagaaagagaaagggaaagacctgatgaagaagaaggaaaagaaagtaagcCTGAGTAAAGAGAAATTGGAGGAGAGCTTGGCTGGGAAGCATAAGAAAAAGAGTTCAACCCaaataaggaaaaaggaaaagaaactgactcaggagaaagagaagctgaagaaggaaaaagagggcCCACATGAGGAAGAGATGGAGCCCCTCAGCAAGGAGGAAGGTGGGGAGCCACccatggagaaggaggaggaggacctcagtgaggaggaggagagccGAAGTAAGGAGGAGAGTCTGAGTGAAGAGGAAGAGAGCCTGAGTGAGGAGAATCTGAGTGCAGAAGAGGAGAGCCTGAGTGAGGAGGAAGAGGGCCTGAGTGAGAAGAGTCTgagtgagaaggaagaggagggccTAGGTGAGGAGAAACATCtgaatgaaaaagagaagagtctgagggagaagaagaggagTCTGAGTCAGGAGAAGAAGCTgagtgaggaggagggggagaggctgAGTGAGAAAGAGGAGAGCCTgagtgaggaggaagagggaCTGAGTGAGAAGAGTCTgagtgagaaggaagaggagggccTAGGTGAGGAGAAACATCtgaatgaaaaagagaagagtctgagggagaagaagaggagTCTGAGTCAGGAGAAGAAGCTgagtgaggaggagggggagaggctgAGTGAGAAAGAGGAGAGCCTgagtgaggaggaagagggaCTGAGTGAGAAGAGGCTGAGCGAGGAGAAGCATCTGAGTGAGAAGAGTCTGAGTGAAAAAGAGAAGAGTCTGAGTAAGAAAGAGAAGGCTCTGAGTGAGAAGGAGAAGAGTCTGagtgagaaagaggaggaagaagaaaaaatggagaagacagagaaaaaagaggaggaaaagaaggcaaGACAGAAGGATGAGAAGAGTATGAGTAAAGAGAAGGAACAGCTAAGAAGATTTACAGAGGCAATGCTCTCAGTAAAGCAGAGAGTGTGGAAAACAGAGCTCCCAAAGGAAGGAGTGAACTTATTGAAGCCAGAGACAGTAAGTGAGGTTCTTGCTGGGAAAGGGGAGGACATAGCTAAAGAAGAAGTGGCTCCTAAAAAACACACATTGTTTTATGGACAGGTAAGTCCCACAGTTAGCGATAAGATTATGTGGCCAACAATTATGAAGAGCCCCCTCAAAACACCATTTCCTGTAGCCctgggaaaagaaaagggaatgctcctgAAAGTGTTAGGGCATCATTTCGATttggaaggacaggaaagtcaaCTTCTTAAAGCACACCCCATGACAACATCATGGGGAAGACGAGAGGATGTGCTCTTGGAGAAAGGCAAGGGCATGTTTTTACAAGTCATGGGGATGGAGACTCAGACCCCAAAAGGCCTCCACAAGCCAAAGTCCCGCTTACCTGAAATTATCAGAGAATCACAGAAACCTAAACACAGGACCAGAGACGGCACGTGGAAGTTGTTTTTAAAGTCTCAGGATTCTCAAAAGGGCAAGACTGAGGGCCAGGCCCCtgccccaaccccaaccccaatCCCAGGTCCAGCCCCAGCCCTGTACCCATCCCTTACCTCTATGCCAGCTAAAAGGCTTGATTCCCCAGATGGGGACTGGATTAGTAATGCCTTAATAAGACTGGAAGCCGGAGAACAACTTTCAAGGGACAGTTTCCATAGACTGAGCCAACTCCTCAAGCACCTCACTTCAAAGGGATATTTGAAACAGACCCATCTGTACAGTCTTAAAGCTGTGGCTAAACGCCTCCAGCAGAACCTACAGGTAGGTCACAGAGATATATCACGATGTTATAAAGATGCTTTGAGCCCAGTATACATAAAAGCGATCCCTCcaatcagaaggaaagaaatggagagcTGGGGAGAGTCATTCCCTATCCATGAGCCAGTGTTACTGTCAGCTACTAACAGGACTCAGACCACACAGGATCTCAGTTGGCATCCCTTAGCTGAGTCCTATAGGAAGGAGCAGGTACTGCAGTTATCCACTGCTGTCAAGAAGTTAAAGCACCTTTATCAAACCAGAAAGGATGTTCCTACAGCCGTCTATCCCTCTGTGGATAAAGAGGCCTTGGACATCCGAGCCTTGGGGAGAAGTGAGCTCCCCACATTTCACAAGGCAAAGGCCCAGCCCATCCCTACACCAGCATTACCATCAATGACCTACAGGGTTCAAGACCCAAAGGCTCTAACTTGGCTTCTTTTAGGAAAGCCTTACAGGAGTGCACGGGCACAGCAATTATCCCATgctctccaagagatgggaatgcaaCACTTTCATCCTGCCACAAGAGACATTTTCACAGGTGCCCATGCTTCTGTGGAAAAACAAACTCTAGCACTGATGTTTCAGAATGATCTCAGGGCTCTGAAGGGTGAAGGCAGGGCCCTCAAGCTGCCCCAGCTGGAAAAGAAGGCACAATCTGTCTCTAAAGACAAGGAAGAGCTCCCCCAATGGGAGACGTTTGTGGCCTTATACCATGTTCTGCGGATGTTGCAGAAGCAATATGCAAGAGACAGTGCTGCGTGGATGGAACAGTTCAAACGTCTCATGGACTTGTACCAGCTCAAGTCCCCCCGAATCCAGAGGCTGCTACTGGAGTTGCTGCAGAGAAAGAGACTCCAACCACAACAGACCATCTATGAAGAGGCTGCAAGGATCAAGGAGCTGGTGCCTGGAGAACGGTTACTCTGTGACCTGATGTGTGGTAGTTCTTATGCCCCTGCAGGTCCCCTTGAATTCCAGAATGTTGTACCCTTGCCTGGGCAGAACAGAGTGCATACTATCCAACCCACGGGCATTGCCCAGTATGGATTCTTAGAACTTGCCTGGAAAAGGCTACCAAAAGCCAATCCTTACCGTAGGGAGAGGCTGCCCAACATCCCTACCCCCACTCTCTGA